A region from the Vicia villosa cultivar HV-30 ecotype Madison, WI linkage group LG3, Vvil1.0, whole genome shotgun sequence genome encodes:
- the LOC131659362 gene encoding protein MAIN-LIKE 2-like yields the protein MTWLKEKYENQMTLTDASTVEEILQKARVYILLLFGGILFPDTNGNTIHLQYLPLLSDFNKTGQYSWGSATLAHLYRHLCRCAKKEVHNFAGCGVLLQAWGWSRMPRLAPVNRNPYIFPYATKWSTHGMNYEKTPHHCVPGYRTFIDHFEPIDFTWRPYLELEDLEPTDSDVWSSKTFIISFTYVEMHHSDRVKLQFGIKQGIPGPPTCMEEYHKSQLSDQWPYDDWKDHYKNERRQWHNRHKTDWNNEGTRLSYGSATAADFINEEMVEELYDRGYEIGPSTQPANDEDPRRRSMRDGHPPNCGTNERLRRLGRGGN from the exons ATGACTTGGCtcaaagaaaaatatgaaaaccaaatGACATTAACAGATGCTTCCACCGTCGAAGAAATTTTACAAAAAGCTAGAGTTTATATTTTGTTGCTTTTTGGTGGTATATTATTTCCTGATACTAATGGTAACACTATACATCTGCAGTATTTACCATTATTATCTGATTTTAATAAAACAGGTCAGTATAGCTGGGGATCTGCAACTCTAGCACATCTATACAGACACTTGTGTAGATGTGCCAAAAAAGAAGtgcataattttgcaggttgtggagTCTTACTTCAAGCCTGGGGGTGGTCGAGAATGCCGAGACTGGCACCAGTGAATCGTAACCCATACATTTTTCCATATGCAACTAA gtGGTCTACACATGGGATGAATTATGAAAAAACACCCCATCATTGTGTTCCTGGATATCGAACGTTCATTGATCATTTCGAGCCGATTGAT TTTACATGGAGGCCCTATCTCGAACTCGAAGATCTGGAACCAACTGATAGTGAcgtgtggagttcaaaaacttttaTCATAAGCTTCACTTATGTTGAAATGCATCATTCTGATAGGGTTAAGCTCCAGTTTGGCATTAAACAGGGCATACCGGGTCCTCCAACTTGCATGGAAGAGTATCATAAAAGTCAATTATCCGATCAATGGCCatacgatgattggaaagacCATTACAAGAATGAGCGTCGTCAATGGCAtaatcgccataaaact GATTGGAATAACGAGGGGACCAGATTGAGTTATGGCAGTGCGACGGCGGCTGATTTTATCAATGAAGAAATGGTCGAAGAATTATATGATCGCGGATATGAGATAGGTCCTTCTACTCAACCTGCAAATGATGAAGATCCTCGTAGAAGAAGTATGAGAGACGGACATCCTCCTAATTGTGGAACCAACGAACGGTTACGCCGACTGGGTCGAGGTGGCAATTAA